A single window of Aspergillus flavus chromosome 4, complete sequence DNA harbors:
- a CDS encoding mRNA cleavage and polyadenylation factor I/II complex, subunit Pcf11 (mRNA cleavage factor complex component Pcf11), whose translation MSSGLASDEVAEDYKNSLEDLTTNDRFQISNLTVIAKENTEHAMAISRVLENHIRTTPPAQKLPALYVVDSIVKNVGTPYTLFLGRNMYQTFMNAYTLVDSPTRRKLDEMLKTWKEPVPGSLDTRPVFPPEVTRSIESALIKARTAALQQQQARSQQEILPRGRVGTPPGWGSNSAAAQSSTRYPPSTNSTPPMLYNRNGSSHGFPSADPRSTPTPQLQQQQQHQQQQDVDLSALNRDIEALIATARSDFANNPLVPSVQQRLKALLDLQGILQRQELTQEQLKLVRDQVSALSPKPPISVSSSLPPAIPAVSTPSMAMPPVQAISQPLQQLLNPGTLAELIKTTAARQQPTPPPPPQAPSILSQAPSSVTSQPTVTLTPENPLIAALRARGLLPPASAPPTTSATPSSSLVSVFPFIVPGQVRFTPPVPTSQVADTSNVQISVQMNTASIKIPRNAFIATLYESKPNRCGTCGRRFSATEDGKGKKARHLDWHFRTNQRMAEAARRAQNRSWYVDERDWIKSREVGDDEGLVDTETSGEAVNGGDGGSAKKAPPKQWIRAPNDATLRNTPCPICQEKFESTWSEDVQDWIWQDAVKVGNRVYHASCYAEVAKDGSTPARRGTPSGRTETPDSVLGKRKAEGTDSPGQNARVKLELM comes from the exons ATGTCGTCAGGACTGGCCTCCGACGAAGTCGCTGAGGATTACAAGAACTCATTGGAAGATCTAACAACGAACGACAGGTTCCAGATCAGCAACCTAACGGTCATAGCGAAGGAGAACACCGAGCATGCCATGGCCATCTCCCGAGTCTTGGAGAACCACATTCGAACA ACGCCGCCGGCCCAGAAGTTGCCCGCCTTGTATGTAGTCGATTCAATTGTCAAAAATGTAGGGACACCCTACACGCTTTTTCTGGGTCGCAATATGTACCAGACATTCATGAATGCCTATACCTTGGTCGACTCGCCAACTCGCAGAAAACTGGACGAGATGCTCAAAACCTGGAAGGAGCCGGTCCCCGGTTCTCTGGACACGAGGCCAGTCTTTCCTCCGGAAGTTACTCGCAGCATCGAAAGTGCGCTCATCAAGGCGAGGACAGCCGccctgcagcagcagcaggcgAGGAGCCAACAGGAAATCCTTCCTCGCGGGCGGGTTGGGACACCCCCAGGCTGGGGAAGTAACAGCGCTGCAGCTCAGAGTTCTACTCGTTACCCACCATCCACAAATTCAACGCCACCTATGCTATATAACAGGAATGGATCCAGCCATGGGTTTCCTTCG GCAGACCCGCGATCAACTCCAACGCCTCAacttcagcaacagcaacagcatcagcaacagcaggatGTGGATCTCTCAGCTTTGAATCGGGATATAGAGGCTTTAATCGCAACTGCTCGAAGCGATTTCGCGAATAATCCCCTTGTTCCTTCCGTACAGCAACGGCTCAAGGCTCTTCTAGACCTCCAGGGTATCTTGCAGCGTCAGGAACTTACCCAGGAGCAATTAAAGCTTGTACGCGATCAGGTTTCTGCGCTTTCCCCAAAGCCCCCAATTTCAGTTTCCTCGAGTCTTCCCCCTGCTATTCCAGCGGTGTCAACGCCATCGATGGCAATGCCTCCCGTGCAAGCCATTTCTCAGCCCCTTCAGCAGCTTCTAAACCCTGGGACACTTGCTGAGCTTATCAAAACTACTGCTGCGCGCCAGCAGCCTacgcctccgcctccgcctcaGGCTCCGAGTATCTTATCACAAGCACCTAGCAGTGTGACATCGCAGCCAACTGTTACTTTGACCCCAGAGAACCCACTCATTGCAGCGCTCAGAGCACGGGGTCTTTTACCCCCTGCTTCTGCACCTCCGACGACGTCCGCTACGCCTTCCTCAAGCCTCGTTTCGGTCTTTCCTTTCATTGTACCTGGCCAAGTGCGATTTACACCTCCTGTGCCAACGTCTCAAGTGGCCGATACTTCGAATGTACAAATCAGTGTTCAAATGAACACGGCGTCTATCAAAAT ACCACGAAATGCCTTCATAGCTACACTTTATGAGTCAAAGCCCAATCGTTGTGGGACTTGTGGGCGTCGATTTTCTGCAACAGAggatgggaaaggaaagaaagcgCGCCATCTAGACTGGCATTTCCGAACTAACCAGCGGATGGCGGAGGCAGCCAGGCGGGCCCAAAACCGCAGTTGGTATGTTGACGAACGG GATTGGATCAAATCCCGAGAGgtcggcgatgatgaaggcCTTGTAGACACAGAAACATCCGGTGAGGCTGTAAATGGAGGCGATGGTGGTTCTGCGAAGAAAGCACCGCCCAAGCAATGGATACGTGCCCCGAACGATGCCACCCTTCGTAATACTCCCTGTCCTATTTGCCAGGAGAAGTTCGAGTCGACATGGTCTGAGGATGTCCAGGACTGGATATGGCAAGATGCCGTCAAGGTCGGGAATCGCGTGTACCATGCTAGCTGTTATGCAGAGGTGGCTAAAGACGGTTCCACGCCAGCACGCCGAGGTACTCCATCAGGGCGTACTGAAACTCCAGACTCCGTATTGGGCAAACGCAAGGCTGAG GGAACTGATTCTCCTGGCCAAAATGCCCGGGTCAAGTTGGAGCTAATGTAA